A portion of the Chitinispirillales bacterium genome contains these proteins:
- a CDS encoding NUDIX domain-containing protein produces the protein MKTRLLNTRKAQDISSSDENKRIKMKDIIIDNLKTEPKIKNFFDTLKYNNIKIENVDVLSCQKKKNGELLFAYLQIEAKDDENNKLPPYIFIRGDATVVVPILQVEGDMQEYYLCVEQRRVADGSYHLEFPAGMLDRNADNPAYAAVKEMAEETGLKIGEEQLIPLNNAKPLFTSPGACDEKIYYYKTYIRINKEEFRELNGKLLNNSEENERIKLKICTKSEFLSATKSNMGFTAINLLEM, from the coding sequence ATGAAAACTCGTCTTTTGAACACGAGGAAAGCGCAAGACATATCAAGTTCGGACGAAAATAAAAGAATTAAAATGAAAGATATTATTATCGACAATCTAAAAACCGAGCCGAAAATAAAAAATTTCTTCGACACGCTCAAATACAACAATATAAAAATCGAAAACGTCGATGTACTGTCGTGTCAAAAAAAGAAAAACGGCGAATTATTGTTTGCATATTTACAAATAGAAGCGAAGGACGATGAAAATAACAAATTGCCGCCGTATATATTCATAAGAGGCGATGCGACGGTTGTCGTTCCGATATTACAAGTCGAAGGCGACATGCAGGAATATTATTTATGCGTAGAACAGCGCAGGGTCGCCGACGGTTCGTACCATTTGGAATTTCCCGCAGGAATGCTGGATAGAAACGCGGATAATCCGGCTTATGCGGCGGTTAAAGAAATGGCGGAAGAAACAGGCTTAAAAATAGGCGAAGAACAACTTATTCCTTTGAATAACGCAAAGCCATTATTTACTTCTCCCGGCGCTTGCGACGAAAAAATTTACTACTATAAAACCTATATACGCATAAATAAAGAAGAATTTCGTGAATTAAACGGCAAATTACTGAACAACAGCGAAGAAAACGAAAGAATAAAGTTAAAAATCTGTACAAAAAGCGAATTTTTGTCTGCGACCAAATCCAATATGGGATTTACGGCGATAAATCTGCTGGAAATGTAA
- a CDS encoding glutathione peroxidase, whose product MLVLICLILSNVFGQDKTIYDFTVKGVDGEYISLQLFKGKVLLIVNTATECGFTPQYTGLQKLYDVYKEKGFEILDFPCNQFENQAPGTDKEINNFCTLNYHTTFSRFAKIDVNGENESPLYEYLKNYQKDISASKDIEWNFTKFLIDREGNLVKRYNPGKKPGAIEKDIKKQFGL is encoded by the coding sequence ATGCTTGTTTTAATTTGTTTAATCTTATCAAATGTTTTCGGGCAAGATAAAACAATTTACGATTTTACGGTTAAAGGTGTGGACGGAGAATATATTTCTCTGCAATTATTCAAAGGTAAGGTTTTGTTAATAGTTAATACCGCAACGGAGTGCGGCTTTACTCCGCAATATACCGGACTGCAAAAATTGTATGATGTTTATAAAGAAAAAGGATTTGAAATCCTTGATTTTCCCTGCAATCAATTTGAAAATCAGGCGCCCGGTACAGACAAAGAAATCAATAATTTTTGTACATTAAATTATCACACGACATTTTCTCGATTTGCAAAGATTGACGTTAACGGAGAAAATGAAAGTCCGTTATACGAGTATCTAAAAAATTATCAAAAAGACATATCCGCTTCAAAAGATATTGAATGGAATTTTACTAAGTTTCTGATCGATAGAGAAGGAAATCTTGTAAAACGTTATAACCCAGGTAAAAAACCAGGAGCGATCGAAAAGGATATAAAAAAACAATTTGGTTTGTAA
- the rbfA gene encoding 30S ribosome-binding factor RbfA, producing the protein MPENSWYGERIGENLKREILWVITNEMNDPRLPKTIIVPNINLAKDNKNATVFVSVLADEIEQNEAIKVLNKAAGFIQSTTAKRVKIKHFPKLFFKLDKSFEYQENVDYLLEKVRDDLE; encoded by the coding sequence ATGCCTGAAAATTCTTGGTACGGTGAAAGAATCGGCGAGAATCTGAAAAGAGAGATTTTATGGGTTATAACTAACGAAATGAATGACCCGCGTCTGCCGAAAACGATCATCGTTCCAAATATAAATTTAGCGAAAGACAATAAAAACGCTACGGTTTTCGTATCGGTTTTGGCTGACGAAATTGAACAAAACGAGGCGATAAAGGTGCTTAATAAAGCGGCAGGCTTTATTCAATCTACAACGGCGAAAAGGGTAAAAATAAAACATTTTCCAAAATTATTTTTTAAGTTGGATAAATCGTTTGAATATCAAGAAAACGTCGATTATCTTCTTGAAAAGGTTAGAGATGATTTGGAATGA
- a CDS encoding MBL fold metallo-hydrolase translates to MKIKISFHGAAQTVTGSQFLLQADGKKILIDCGLTQGKRKESYELNKNFRFPDKIKPSEIDAVVLTHAHIDHSGNLPTLAKQGFSGSIHATRESVELCSYMLHDSAHLQSSDLKIANKNRARQNKNLFSPLYTGEDVDNMLGQFVSHGYEDTFELSPNIKFRFRDAGHILGSAGILFEIGEGKNPVRFGFSGDIGRENIPLIHDPDILRDLDFLVMETTYGNRLHSQKFGDAENALADAITNAINQQAGTILIPAFSVGRIQLLVYVLHKLRDRGLIRDIPVFVDSPLGLHATEIFQKHLGDLDREAHRSYIDQKIDPFDFTGLHYIRSLDDSMKLKDKSVQPRIIISSSGMMEGGRILYHLMNHIEDTRATLLFVGYPAENTLARYISDGAKEVKIFGEPFNVRCKVQKLDSFSAHADKSGLEKYLSFSSPHNLKKLFLVHGESQSAQEFLCSAKQSGYQNVCVPSLDEEYSFDLETNKYFDSEIKEYVEKYEITNREIKKPEHISKDENSSFEHEESARHIKFGRK, encoded by the coding sequence ATGAAAATCAAAATCAGTTTTCACGGAGCGGCGCAAACTGTTACGGGGTCGCAATTTTTATTGCAGGCGGACGGTAAAAAAATTTTAATCGACTGCGGACTCACACAAGGCAAAAGGAAAGAGTCATACGAATTAAACAAAAATTTCAGATTCCCTGACAAAATAAAGCCGAGTGAAATTGACGCGGTCGTTTTAACGCACGCCCACATTGATCACAGCGGAAATCTGCCTACTCTCGCAAAGCAAGGATTTTCCGGCAGTATCCACGCAACGCGGGAGAGTGTGGAATTGTGCAGTTATATGCTTCACGATTCGGCGCATTTACAGAGCAGCGATTTGAAAATAGCCAATAAAAACCGCGCCAGACAAAACAAAAATCTGTTCTCACCGCTATATACAGGCGAAGATGTCGATAATATGCTTGGACAATTTGTAAGCCACGGCTACGAAGATACGTTTGAATTATCCCCGAATATAAAATTTCGATTTCGTGACGCCGGACACATTTTAGGCAGTGCGGGAATTTTATTTGAAATCGGAGAAGGCAAAAACCCTGTGCGTTTCGGATTTTCCGGCGACATAGGGCGCGAAAACATTCCGCTTATTCACGACCCCGACATTTTGCGCGATTTAGACTTTTTGGTCATGGAAACCACTTATGGAAACCGTCTGCATTCTCAGAAATTCGGCGATGCGGAAAACGCGCTTGCAGACGCGATTACAAACGCCATAAATCAGCAGGCGGGAACAATTTTAATTCCGGCGTTTTCGGTCGGAAGAATACAACTTTTGGTGTATGTTTTACACAAATTACGCGACAGAGGACTTATTCGCGACATTCCGGTTTTCGTGGATTCTCCGCTGGGACTTCACGCTACCGAAATTTTCCAAAAACATTTGGGAGATCTTGACCGCGAAGCGCACCGTTCTTACATCGACCAAAAAATCGACCCGTTTGATTTTACCGGCTTGCATTACATCCGCTCGCTTGACGATTCTATGAAACTGAAAGATAAAAGCGTACAGCCGCGCATAATAATTTCGTCTTCGGGAATGATGGAAGGCGGGCGAATTTTGTATCATCTTATGAATCATATCGAAGACACGCGCGCAACGCTTCTGTTTGTCGGTTATCCCGCGGAAAACACGCTGGCGCGCTACATTTCGGACGGCGCAAAAGAGGTGAAAATTTTTGGAGAGCCGTTTAACGTTAGATGCAAAGTTCAAAAATTGGATTCGTTTTCCGCTCACGCAGATAAGTCCGGACTTGAAAAATATCTTTCGTTTTCGTCGCCTCACAATCTCAAGAAATTGTTTTTGGTTCACGGAGAAAGTCAATCCGCACAAGAGTTTTTATGCAGCGCCAAACAAAGCGGTTATCAAAACGTCTGCGTTCCGTCGCTTGACGAAGAATATTCGTTTGATTTGGAAACTAATAAATATTTCGATTCGGAAATAAAAGAATATGTCGAAAAATACGAAATTACAAACCGTGAAATAAAAAAACCCGAACATATTTCGAAGGATGAAAACTCGTCTTTTGAACACGAGGAAAGCGCAAGACATATCAAGTTCGGACGAAAATAA
- the infB gene encoding translation initiation factor IF-2, translated as MAIVKVSQLAKDMGLTSNVVISVLHKLGYSEIKAHNSVVDAAVKEQILSKMKEETAAAKQRFAENGSRAERRKGTAPSHPNTEQDSNTQLKQNIDSAEKNISEKKHTENAPRRFDGSNGGRGNYINRNFDSKKDDNSNRTGGFGGHGNSNLAWKRNIGKERGDNFNRPNGDFRNKDSNSGRTFDNRFGGNQNQGFNGNQNQGFNDRRGNNNFGQQNKDGNFNRSNESFRDRIGNFNNKNGGNFRGRNDNFTGGAGGRGQGNSQDKNHIAGINSNYAKELADNQAKLQNSEDNKSRKKKVKKRPVKDAFQKHREEEFEMKSNVRKTITMMGIGNTKKKYKKDKIGNEDEEEGKKILSVSEFISVSEFAKMVEEDAGTIIARCMDGGLLVTINQRLDFPTIQMLSEEFGYEAQLLDEFVEKDEDEEINQYEAFPRPPVVTVMGHVDHGKTSLLDYIRKSNVIAGESGGITQHIAAYSVETKTGIVTFLDTPGHEAFAAMRARGSQITDVVVLVIAADSGVMPQTKEAIDHAKAAGVPLVVAINKIDLPTANPDKVKADLANYGVLVESYGGKVQSVEISAKKGVGIDNLLELLALETEMLDLKSPLEGYAKGVVIESELDKGKGALATVLIQSGTLRKGDVFYTGTHSGKVREMLNEHGNKVKEVPPGHPAIILGLSGTPQAGDSFKVCKNEKEAKEIAAKRRLAEKERELRNMYSAVSLANLSQKIKEGKILTLNIIVRGDVDGSVEAVAGELQKLSTDEIKVNIVLKGVGGIKETDIMLAQASNAIIIGFHINPNPKIRASANDANVEIKTFRIIYEAIEEVRSAMIGMLAPDIKEEIMGQVEIRELFKIPKVGNVAGCYVLEGKVERNSSARLIREDIEIADTKIETLQRFKDQVKEVLSGFDCGLTLTKVSDYKIGDRIEVYKEVEIKRKSLER; from the coding sequence ATGGCAATTGTTAAGGTATCACAATTGGCAAAAGATATGGGGTTGACGAGCAATGTTGTGATTTCGGTTCTTCATAAGCTTGGATATTCCGAAATAAAAGCTCATAACTCAGTGGTAGATGCCGCCGTTAAAGAGCAGATTTTGTCTAAAATGAAAGAAGAAACGGCGGCGGCGAAGCAAAGATTTGCCGAAAACGGCAGCCGTGCCGAGAGGCGAAAGGGGACAGCGCCGTCGCATCCGAATACCGAACAGGATTCCAATACGCAATTAAAGCAAAATATTGACAGCGCAGAGAAAAACATATCGGAAAAAAAACATACGGAAAACGCTCCTCGGCGTTTTGACGGTTCTAATGGCGGCCGCGGTAATTATATAAACAGAAATTTTGATTCAAAGAAAGATGATAATTCGAATAGAACCGGCGGATTTGGCGGACACGGTAATTCAAATTTAGCTTGGAAGAGAAATATAGGCAAAGAAAGAGGCGATAATTTTAATCGTCCAAACGGAGATTTCAGGAATAAAGATTCAAATTCCGGTAGAACTTTTGACAATCGCTTCGGCGGTAATCAGAACCAAGGTTTTAACGGCAATCAGAACCAAGGTTTTAACGATCGTCGTGGTAATAATAATTTTGGACAGCAAAACAAAGACGGGAATTTTAATCGTTCAAACGAAAGTTTTCGCGACCGTATCGGGAATTTTAATAACAAAAACGGAGGAAATTTTCGCGGCAGAAACGATAATTTTACCGGCGGCGCCGGCGGTAGAGGGCAAGGCAATTCTCAGGACAAAAATCATATCGCAGGCATCAATTCGAATTATGCTAAAGAATTAGCGGACAATCAGGCAAAACTTCAGAATTCCGAAGATAATAAATCAAGAAAGAAAAAAGTTAAAAAGCGTCCGGTAAAAGATGCGTTTCAAAAACATCGCGAAGAAGAATTTGAGATGAAATCAAACGTGCGAAAAACAATAACTATGATGGGAATCGGAAATACAAAAAAGAAATACAAAAAAGACAAAATCGGTAACGAGGATGAAGAAGAAGGAAAGAAAATCCTTTCTGTTAGCGAGTTTATTTCTGTTAGCGAATTTGCAAAAATGGTCGAAGAAGACGCCGGGACGATAATAGCAAGATGTATGGACGGAGGACTGCTCGTTACTATAAATCAACGATTGGATTTTCCTACGATTCAAATGTTATCCGAAGAATTCGGTTATGAGGCTCAACTTCTTGACGAGTTCGTAGAAAAAGACGAGGATGAAGAAATCAATCAATATGAAGCTTTTCCGCGTCCTCCGGTCGTAACCGTTATGGGACATGTAGATCACGGGAAAACGTCGCTTTTGGATTATATCCGTAAATCCAACGTGATAGCGGGAGAATCCGGCGGTATCACTCAACATATCGCCGCTTACTCGGTTGAGACGAAAACCGGCATAGTTACGTTTTTGGATACCCCCGGACACGAGGCGTTTGCGGCAATGCGCGCCAGAGGTTCGCAAATTACCGATGTCGTAGTTTTGGTAATAGCGGCCGATTCCGGTGTTATGCCTCAGACTAAAGAAGCGATCGATCACGCAAAGGCGGCTGGAGTTCCTTTGGTCGTCGCTATAAATAAAATTGATTTACCTACCGCTAATCCCGACAAAGTCAAAGCGGATTTGGCGAATTACGGCGTTTTGGTCGAGTCTTACGGCGGAAAGGTGCAGAGCGTTGAAATTTCTGCCAAAAAAGGAGTCGGAATCGACAACCTGCTTGAACTTTTGGCGCTTGAAACTGAGATGCTGGATTTGAAGTCGCCGCTTGAAGGATATGCAAAAGGCGTCGTTATAGAATCTGAATTAGACAAAGGCAAAGGCGCTTTAGCGACGGTTCTCATTCAATCTGGAACGTTGCGTAAAGGGGATGTTTTTTATACGGGGACGCATAGCGGTAAAGTACGTGAAATGCTTAACGAACACGGAAATAAAGTCAAAGAAGTTCCTCCCGGGCATCCCGCTATTATTTTGGGATTATCCGGTACCCCGCAGGCAGGCGATTCTTTTAAGGTTTGCAAAAATGAAAAAGAGGCGAAAGAGATAGCCGCAAAACGTCGTCTTGCGGAAAAGGAACGCGAACTCCGTAATATGTATTCGGCGGTATCTTTGGCGAATCTTTCGCAGAAAATCAAAGAAGGCAAGATACTTACGCTCAATATAATCGTTCGCGGGGACGTTGACGGTTCGGTTGAAGCGGTTGCGGGTGAGTTGCAGAAACTTTCCACCGACGAGATTAAGGTGAATATCGTCCTCAAAGGCGTTGGCGGTATCAAGGAAACCGACATTATGCTTGCACAGGCGTCTAACGCGATTATAATCGGATTCCACATAAATCCCAATCCGAAAATTAGGGCGAGCGCAAATGACGCAAACGTTGAAATTAAAACGTTTAGAATTATTTATGAGGCGATAGAAGAAGTCAGGTCGGCGATGATAGGAATGCTCGCCCCCGACATAAAAGAAGAAATAATGGGACAGGTTGAAATTCGCGAATTGTTCAAAATTCCCAAAGTCGGAAATGTTGCGGGATGTTACGTCTTGGAAGGGAAAGTTGAACGAAATTCTTCGGCTCGACTTATTCGTGAGGATATTGAAATTGCCGATACGAAAATAGAAACGCTTCAACGCTTTAAAGACCAAGTTAAAGAAGTTTTGTCCGGATTTGACTGCGGGCTGACTTTGACGAAAGTTTCGGATTATAAAATCGGCGACAGGATAGAGGTTTATAAAGAAGTAGAAATTAAGCGTAAAAGTTTGGAGCGTTAA
- the nusA gene encoding transcription termination factor NusA — translation MAKKDKELKQGGELAKFLAELAKDPKAFNQEKGVSLDFVLKLLEESLAAAAQKSLEDKPAVSVKISKTTGAITAYSYLTVVADDGMESPYTQITLSEAKEEYDSNAEIGDEVILEDNLDVSKFGRMAMQHTKQLLSQKIKDHEREKIKSDYSVRVGELVSGDVRHIEKGSVIIDLGKTEALLPRNQQIKGDRYLQGDRIKAVIHEVKESSKGAQVILSRTSPEFLRRLFEVEVPEVFQKIVRIVKIERNPGYRAKVALETSDPRVDPVGACLGMRGGRIQTIVREISNERIDVFVWTDDIVTLSKKALSSAKVSNVYPVGDKKVVMVVPDEELAKAIGKDGSNIKLTSRFLDKEVLIYGEDEFDDFSEEEKAKIFSVKNEEIRKAGVNIFDDKENEINNLHEIGNEQEDEKSLSVQLVESGADLDDFVVKE, via the coding sequence TTGGCAAAGAAGGACAAAGAACTTAAACAAGGCGGCGAACTTGCAAAATTTTTGGCGGAGTTAGCCAAAGATCCCAAAGCGTTTAATCAGGAAAAAGGCGTAAGTTTGGATTTTGTATTAAAATTGCTTGAAGAATCGCTTGCCGCTGCGGCGCAAAAATCGCTTGAAGATAAACCGGCTGTTTCTGTAAAAATCAGTAAAACGACAGGCGCTATTACGGCGTATTCATATTTGACGGTTGTTGCGGACGACGGAATGGAAAGCCCATATACACAAATAACTTTGAGCGAGGCTAAAGAAGAATATGATTCAAACGCGGAAATAGGCGACGAAGTTATTCTTGAAGACAATTTGGACGTCAGCAAGTTTGGAAGAATGGCTATGCAGCATACTAAACAGCTTCTCTCGCAAAAAATTAAAGACCACGAAAGAGAAAAAATTAAAAGCGATTATTCCGTACGCGTCGGCGAGTTGGTTTCGGGCGACGTGCGTCATATAGAAAAGGGAAGCGTAATAATCGACCTCGGAAAAACCGAGGCGTTGCTGCCGAGGAATCAGCAAATTAAAGGCGATAGATACTTGCAAGGCGACAGGATAAAAGCGGTTATTCATGAAGTAAAAGAAAGTTCAAAAGGCGCACAGGTAATACTTTCACGAACTTCGCCGGAATTTTTGCGCCGCTTATTTGAAGTAGAAGTGCCGGAAGTTTTTCAGAAAATCGTTAGAATAGTGAAGATAGAAAGAAATCCCGGATACAGGGCTAAAGTTGCGCTTGAAACGTCTGATCCCAGAGTGGATCCCGTAGGCGCGTGTTTGGGAATGCGCGGAGGAAGAATCCAAACTATAGTGCGCGAGATTTCGAATGAAAGGATAGATGTTTTTGTTTGGACGGACGATATTGTTACGCTTTCTAAAAAAGCGCTTTCTTCGGCAAAGGTTTCCAATGTGTATCCCGTAGGCGATAAAAAAGTGGTAATGGTCGTTCCTGACGAAGAACTTGCGAAAGCGATAGGAAAGGACGGTTCAAACATTAAACTTACTTCAAGGTTTTTGGATAAGGAAGTTCTTATTTATGGAGAAGACGAATTTGATGATTTTTCCGAAGAAGAAAAAGCGAAAATATTTTCCGTAAAAAACGAAGAAATAAGAAAAGCGGGCGTAAACATATTCGACGACAAAGAAAATGAAATAAATAATTTACATGAAATCGGGAATGAACAAGAAGATGAAAAATCTTTGAGTGTACAACTTGTCGAAAGCGGCGCCGATTTAGATGATTTTGTGGTAAAGGAATAA
- a CDS encoding DHH family phosphoesterase produces MIWNDLRKIIIENDSFLISSHENPDGDSVCSQLAFWKYLKNIGKSAEIYNKDKVPEKFRFISNSQAISDIAPDKKFDVLAIFDSSNPQRTAIENIETRFADKIINIDHHRDNSNFGNINCVDTKSAAACRILYDFFTENGINYDIEITNYLFCGILTDTNGFRFNNDDGSLYPVAYDLIKHGADNGYLFKKMFASYSPSALKLRAKVWESLKSYCGGRINTICIPKKLYEEYGADNSATEGMSNAVLDGEGVEVGIFVRFDDAKTHFSIRSAGKIDVGEIAAAVGAGGGHKFAAGCTIKNMHYEKAIEIIVKKIEDRLNNL; encoded by the coding sequence ATGATTTGGAATGATTTAAGAAAAATTATAATAGAAAACGATTCGTTTTTGATTTCTTCGCATGAAAATCCCGACGGCGACAGCGTATGTTCTCAACTTGCGTTTTGGAAATATCTTAAAAATATCGGCAAAAGCGCGGAAATTTACAACAAAGACAAAGTTCCCGAGAAATTTCGATTCATTTCAAATTCACAGGCGATAAGCGATATCGCTCCCGACAAAAAATTTGACGTTTTAGCGATTTTTGACTCTTCAAATCCGCAAAGGACCGCCATAGAAAACATTGAAACGCGTTTTGCCGATAAAATTATCAACATTGATCATCATCGTGACAACTCAAATTTTGGGAATATAAACTGCGTCGATACGAAATCTGCGGCCGCTTGTCGAATTCTGTATGATTTTTTTACCGAAAACGGTATAAATTATGACATTGAAATTACAAATTATCTTTTTTGCGGAATTTTGACCGACACGAACGGATTTAGATTCAACAACGACGACGGTTCGCTTTATCCGGTCGCATACGACTTAATTAAACACGGCGCCGATAACGGCTATTTGTTCAAAAAAATGTTCGCTTCCTATTCGCCTTCTGCGCTGAAACTTCGGGCAAAGGTTTGGGAATCGCTTAAGTCTTATTGCGGCGGTAGAATAAATACGATTTGCATTCCTAAAAAATTATATGAGGAATACGGTGCGGATAACTCGGCGACCGAGGGGATGTCAAACGCAGTTTTAGACGGAGAAGGTGTTGAAGTAGGAATTTTTGTGCGTTTTGACGACGCAAAAACGCATTTCTCGATTCGCTCTGCGGGGAAAATCGACGTCGGAGAAATTGCCGCGGCTGTAGGCGCGGGCGGAGGACATAAATTCGCCGCCGGATGTACAATAAAAAACATGCATTACGAAAAAGCGATAGAAATAATTGTAAAAAAAATTGAAGATAGACTGAATAATTTATAA